The sequence below is a genomic window from Thalassomonas haliotis.
AATTCGGCCGCTTGTTTGCCAAAGTGAAACAAAACCCGGCGATTTTAGTTTTGGCCGGGGAAGAGCGTTTAAAAGCCGCCGAAATACGTTTGGCCCGCGCACGGGCCAAAGCCGATATCAAATGGTCTGTGGGGCTAAAACAAAATCAAGCACTTGACGATACTGCAATTACCGCAGGTTTCAGTCTGCCGCTGTTTACCCCTGAGCGCAATCAAGGCGCTCTGGTGTCGGCGCAGGCAGGGCGCGAACAAGTGCTGGCCCGAAAAGAAAGTGCTGAGCTTAAGCTAGGCAGTCAACTTTTTCTGGCCTACTCAAGCAGAAAGCAGGCGATTTTTACCGCCAGGAGTTTGCAAAACACTATCATACCGACACTGCAACAGGCACTTGATGAAACCCAAGTCGCCTATCAAAGCGGTCGTTACAGCTATCTCGATTATATAACGGCAAGACAAGAGTTACTGTTTGCCCGCCGGGCCCTGATTGAAGCCGGTATTGCCGCCTTATCTTATGGCGCGGACATAGAACAACTTATCGCTGAGCCACTGTCGGTCTCTTCAAGCCCGATTGCTTCCGGGCAAGGTTTAAAAAATGACTTTCAAGGATTAACACAATGAAGCCTTTTTCCTCCTTTTTATTAATTTCCCTGTCTTTGGCGGCTTTGGCTACGGCTTTCCCGGAAAAAAGCTATGGAGCAGCGTTTTCTGCCGGTAGCCAGGAACACGCAGAGCCACACGGCGATGAACATGGTGACGGCCATAAGGATGGACATGGTGACGGGCATGGCGAGCAAGAGGGCTTTGTTAAACTTTCGCCTTTGCTTGCGGATAAGTCAGGCATCAAGACAATAGCGGCAGCTGGCGGAGCAATAACACAAACCGTCACCGTATACGGGAAATCGGTTACCGAGCCAAGTCGGGTGAGCCGGGTAAAGGCGCGTTTTTTTGGGGTGATCACTGAGCTTAAGGTCAATATTGGTGACGAGGTTGAGGCGGGAGAGGTGCTGGCGCAAGTGGAGTCAAACGACAGCCTGAGCCGCTATCCGGTAACCGCGCCGATTTCAGGAATTGTGGTAACGCGTAACGCAAATCCGGGAGAGTTGGCGGACGGACAAGTACTGCTGACCCTGGCGGATCACCGCAAGTTATGGGTTGAATACCAAATATTCCCCGGCCAGGCACAAGCTGTTCTACCAGGGCAAACGGTAACGGTTTCATCCGGGGACGAGCAAACCCAGTCGAGCATAACACACTTGCTAGCGGGCCGGGAAAACCAGGATTTTTTGATTGCCAGAGTGCCGCTGGATAATGAGCAGGGCAAATGGTCCCCCGGTTTACTGCTCTCGGGTTCGGTCGTGTTAAGTCAAAGCCAAGTGCCGCTTGTGGTGGCCAACCGCGCTCTTCAGGAGGTTGAAGGTCAGCAGGTGGTTTTTGTCGCCGCTGAACAAGGTTTTCAAGCCCGGCCGCTGGTCTTGGGGCAAAGCGACGGTAGCTTTAGCCAAGTGCTTTCAGGGCTAAATGCCGGTGAGCGCTATGTTGTTGAAAACAGTTATCTGCTCAAGGCCGACCTGGAAAAGTCCAGCGCCTCACATCATCACTAGGGCGAGGAAACAGAAAAATGATCGAATCACTTTTGCGCCTGTCGATTGCAAGGCGTTGGCTTATGATTTCCCTGGCCCTGATGTTAACCGCCCTTGGCTACTGGAGTTATCAAAAGCTGCCGATAGATGCCGTGCCGGACGTCACCAATGTTCAGGTACAAATTAATACCCGGGCGCCGGGTTATTCGCCGCTGGAAACCGAGCAGCGTATTACTTATCCGGTGGAAACCGCCTTGACCGGCATCAGCAAGCTGGCGTATACCCGCTCCTTGTCCCGTTATGGTCTCTCTCAGGTGACTGTAGTCTTTGAAGAGGGCACAGATCTCTATTTTGCCCGCAACCTGATCAATGAGCGTTTAAATGCCATTAAAGGCACATTACCCGCCGATTTGGCCCCGCAGATGGGGCCGGTCTCCACCGGCTTGGGGGAGATTTTTATGTATACCATAGAAGCGGAAGCTGAGGCTGTTCTACCGGACGGCCGGGTGTATGATGCCACCGCTTTGCGGGAGATCCAGGACTGGATCATAAAACCCCAGTTAGCGCTGGTTAAAGGAGTCACGGAAATCAACACCATAGGCGGCTTTGACAAGGAATACCATATTACGCCGTCGCCGGGAAAAATGCTGGAATTCGGCATTTCTTTCGAGGATATCTCCAGGGCGCTAAAAAATAATAACAGCAACCGCGGCGCCGGTTATATCGAAGGCAACGGGCAGCAGTTAACGGTGCGCTCTCCCGGGCAGCTGAAAACCATCGCCGACATCGAGCAGCTGGTGGTTAAAAATATCAGGCAAATCCCGGTGAAAGTCAGCGATGTCGCAGAAGTGGCGATAGGCAAAGCCCTGCGCACCGGGGCTGCAACCAGGGACGGCCGGGAAACCGTACTGGGCAGTGCCATGATGCTCACCGGTGAAAATTCAAGAGCGGTATCTTTAGCCGTGGCAGCTAAGCTAGAGCAAGTGAAGGCTTCTTTGCCCGAAGGTATTAAAGTGGAAGCCGTTTACGATCGCACCAATTTAGTCGATAAGGCAGTATATACGGTACAAAAGAACCTGCTTGAAGGCGCCTTGCTGGTTATTGCGGTACTTTTCCTGTTACTGGGCAATGTCAGGGCCGCGCTGATCACCGCGGCGGTGATCCCTCTGGCCATGCTTGCCACCATTACCGGTATGGTAAGGGTGGGGATTTCCGCTAACCTGATGAGTTTAGGGGCGCTGGATTTTGGCCTGATCGTCGACGGCGCAGTGATCATCGTCGAAAATGCCACCCGGCGATTGGCCCAGGCACAGCACAAGGGAGGCAAACTGGGACGAAAAGAGCGATTACATCTGGTTTTTAGCGCGACCAATGAAGTGATCAGGCCAAGTTTATTTGGCGTGATCATCATTACCCTGGTTTATATCCCGCTCTTTAGCCTGACCGGGGTGGAAGGAAAAATGTTCCATCCCATGGCAGCTACTGTGGTGATGGCGCTGTTATCGGCGCTGGTACTTTCGCTAACCCTGGTGCCTGCCGCCGTTGCCTTGTTTATGACCGGGAAAATCAGCGAAAAAGAAAGCCGGGTGATCATCGCCGCCAAGTCAGTTTATCAGCCGCTTTTGATGGCAGCGATGAAGCTGCGTTATCTGGTATTAACAGCAGCAGCTGCTTTTGTCGCTTTTTCAATCTATCTGGCAAGCACATTGGGCTCTGAATTTATTCCCGGGCTTAATGAGGAGGATATACTGCTGCAGGCCATCCGTATCCCGGGCACCGGGTTGGAACAGGCGGTAGAGATGCAAAAGGCACTGGAACAGGGCATTAAGCCTTTCCCGCAGGTGAAAAATGTTTTTTCAAAAATCGGCACGCCGCAAGTGGCCAACGATCCTATGCCGCCGAATATTGCCGATACCTTTATCATGTTAAAGCCCCGCCACGAATGGCCCGATCCCAAGATGAGCTACCAGGCACTGGCGGCAGAAATTGTCGAAGCCGTAGAAGGCCAGCCGGGCAATAACTTTGAGTTAACCCAGCCGATTGAAATGCGCTTTAATGAACTGATTTCCGGGGTCAGGGCAGATCTTGGCATTAAAGTTATAGGGGACAGTCTTGACCAGCTGTTAACCTCGGCCAATGCCATCAGGGAAGTGATTGAACAAATTGACGGCGCCAGCGATATCCAGGTGGAGCAGGTTACGGGTTTACCTATGCTGTCTGTAGTACCGAAACGGTTGCAACTTGCCCGCTATGGCCTTAATGTCTCTCAGTTGCAGGACTTTGTGGCTACCGCTATTGGTGGTGAAACATCCGGAGTTATTTTTGAGGGGGATCGCCGCTTTAACCTGGTGGTGAGATTACCTGAAGCGTTGCGCCGGGATGTAAAGCGCCTTAAAGATCTGCCGGTTCCATTGCCGGGAACTGACCCGTTGGCAGACTATAGCGGTCGATATGTCCCCTTATCGGAAGTGGCGGAGATCGAAATAGCGCCTGCGCCGAATCAGATCAGCCGGGAAAACGGTAAAAGGCGCATCGTGGTGACCGCCAATGTCAGGGGACGGGATCTGGGCTCTTTTGTCGCCGAGGCCAAAAGCCGTATCAAGCAGGAGGTTCATATCCCTGCCGGTTACTGGCTAGCCTATGGCGGCACCTTTGAACAACTGCAATCGGCCAGCGAGCGTTTGACACTTCTGGTGCCGCTGACCCTGGCCCTGATACTCGGCCTGTTGGTGATGGCCTTCGGCTCAATCAAGGATGCCTTGATTATTTTCACCGGTGTTCCTTTTGCCCTTACCGGCGGGGTGATTTCCTTATGGCTCAGGGATATGCCGTTATCCATATCTGCCGGGGTCGGTTTTATCGCCTTGTCCGGGGTTGCGGTGTTAAATGGTTTAGTCATGCTGGCTTTTATTCGCGATCTTTGTCAAGAGCGTAGTGAGCTGATACCTGCCATCGTTGACGGCGCCATGATCAGGCTGCGCCCGGTATTGATGACGGCCCTGGTAGCCGGGCTGGGTTTTGTGCCTATGGCGCTTAATATGGGGACCGGCGCTGAAGTGCAGCGGCCGCTTGCCACGGTTGTTATTGGCGGCATTATCTCGTCGACCTTGTTGACTCTGCTGGTGTTGCCGCTGTTATACCGCATCGCCCATGAAAGCTCTTTTAAAAAGGCAGCTTCCTGATCCTGTTTTAACCGTTAAATGCCGCTTAAGCATTTTTGAGCGGCTATTTTCCAGATATATTTTTCAAAGAGGGCATTTAATGAAAAACCTGCAAAACGTTCGGGTGATAGATTTATCCCGGTAAATCGTTTTCATTTTTGCTGTTAAAGGGTATCAGGCCATGCTTTAATCTTTCGCCGCGCTAGCAATAAGAAACTGCCAACGGGCTACATTCCCCGGGAATGTAAGAGCAAATAACAAGAGAATTGATTGAGAGCTTAATATGAATAACCCTAATCCCCCTGTGAATATTCATCAGGCTTACCATGCCCATGTTTATTTTGAGCAAGAGACTTTACATCAGGCAACTTGCCTATGTGAGCAAGCCGGTGAACGTTTTGGCCTTAAAATTGGCCGGGTGCACCAGAAACTTGTTGGCCCCCATCCCAAGTGGAGCTGTCAAATCAGTTTCAGCGATACAGACTTTGATGAGTTTATTCCCTGGCTGGATGAAAACCGCAAGCAGTTGACTGTGCTCGTCCATGCATTAACCGGTCATGATCTCAAAGATCATACCGAATATGCCTATTGGCTGGGGGAGAGTGTTGCACTCGATTTATCTTGTTTTTCCGGCCCGGCTTGAACAGGCCGGGTCCGGATAATGTAGCGGGCAAGGCGTTATTTGGACTTATCTCCTTAGCTGAAGCTCAGGCTTAAAACGGCAGTGCCTTGGCGGCTTTTTTCCTGGCTTTCTCGCTGCGCCGGTCATAGTTTTTCGTGGTTTCCACCGAAGAGTGGCCCATAAGATCCTGCACCAGGAAAACATCTTCGCCGCCTTCGAGCAGTTTAGTGGCAAAGGTGCGGCGCAAATCGTGCGGGGTTAAGCGCTTTAATCCCGCTTCTTTATAGCGGCGGATAATAATATCGTAAATGGTCTGTCCGGAAATAGGCTCATTAATCAGCCGGTTACCTTTTCTTGCCCTTAAAAACAGTGGCCCCGGGGCCGTTAAGCGCTCTTCCAGGTAGACTTCTACTATTTCAAGAATACGGTTATGCAGGGCATTGATACGCTCTTTATTGCCTTTGCCCAGTACCTTTATGGTGCCGCTGCTGCGGTCGAGATCGCTAAGCATCAGCCCGGCGGCTTCATGACGGCGCAATCCCGCGCCATAAACCAGGGCAATGACCGCAGCGTCGCGCATGGCCAGTACGCCTTCTTGTCCCATACAATAATCGATGAGTTGATTGAGCTCGTCTAATTCCAGCGCCCGTCCTTTGCTGCTGCGGCTGCCTTTGATACGGTTGATTTCTTTGATGTGCTGGTAGCTTTCAACATCAATGAGTTTTTTACGCCAGGCTTCCCTGGCGACGCCTTTTAGCGCCGACAGATAAACATTGATGGTGGCGGGGGATTTTCCCTGCTGGCTTAAATCAGACAACAAGATCAAAATTTGCTCATAATTGAGTTGGGACCAGTCCACCTGCTGGTGTGTTTTCTTTTGCTGTAACTTATAGGCGACGACATTTAATAACGAGGCCATGGTTACCCGGCTCTGGGCCGACTGTAATGACAGTAAATAAATCTCTGACGGGGATTTATGGTAAAAAACGTGCGACATCAAGGGTATCCAAACGGGGAGTGACAATCCGGGCTGAACGGGTAAGGGCAGTATACCGGCGAAAAAGGTTTAAATTCAAATGAAATCATGGTGCCGGACAAACCGGGGAAGATTGGCCCGCTTATGTTGGAAAATAAGGCAAAAGCCGGTACAGCACAGGCGTTTCCGGCTTGATTGTTCGGTGCCGGGCTCAGTTTAAATGACGCGCCACCGAGCCGGTCAGAAAAATATACCCGGCGCCGCGTACCGTTTTAATTTTCTCCTGATCTGTGATCAGTGCGATTTTTTTACGGATTTTACTGATATGCATATCTATGCTGCGGTCAAAAGAGGACAGCGGCCGCCTCAATACCTGATCGGCAATTTTATCTTTGTCCACCACAGTGCCGGCATGGGCCATCAGCAGGGATAACATTTCAAACTCAAATCCGGTTAAATTCAGCTCGGCGCCGTGGCAGTAGGCTTCTCGGGTGGTCGTCGACAATACCAGTCCGTTGCTTTTCACCGTATTTTGCGCTTCCATAGGTTTAAAATAGAGCATGCGGCGGACAATGGATTTTATCCGTGCCACCAGCTCCCTGTGGTTAAAGGGTTTGCACAGGTAATCGTCTGCGCCCAGCTCCAGGGCGTAGATGCGGTCGAATTGATCGTCCCGCTCCGTTAACATCATAACCGGGGTTTGATTGGTGGACCTGAGCTGTTTTAAAAACTCGAAACCGTTGAGCTTGGGCAGCACCAGATCCGATAAAATTAACTGGTATTGTCCGCGGTTGGCTTCCATCAAGCCAGAAATGCCGTCATTGCATACGGTAAGAGCAAAACCTTCGCTGGCAAGGTAATGGCTTAACTCGGCGGTTAATTCCCGGTCGTTATCTATCAGTAAAATGGAGTTCTGCATTTTGCCGCCTTCTTTTATCTCTTTACTGCAAAGAGTAAGCGCGCTGGCGTTACTCTCATTTACCTTTCATCTGGCAGCAAAAATAAGCTTTCTTGTTTACAGGGGCAATTTATTATCCCGCCAGTGGTACAGATTGGCGGCTGAAAAGTACATTTTGGCCCTTTTGTACCATTCAGTCTGCCGGGGGTACCACTGGGGGATTTGCTGCTGGCATAGGTGAAGCGGGGAAAATAGACTGGTTAAAGAGGGCCGGCGGAGCAGATCAGACAGGTTCAACAAGGAATACAAGAGAGCAGAGAAATGTATAAGAGGTTATCGGGCTTATTATTGCCTTTGTTATTTACCCCCGGGTTTGTCAGCGCCGGGGCGAACGACAATGTTTTCACACCGGCGGATGGCCCAGTT
It includes:
- a CDS encoding efflux RND transporter periplasmic adaptor subunit encodes the protein MKPFSSFLLISLSLAALATAFPEKSYGAAFSAGSQEHAEPHGDEHGDGHKDGHGDGHGEQEGFVKLSPLLADKSGIKTIAAAGGAITQTVTVYGKSVTEPSRVSRVKARFFGVITELKVNIGDEVEAGEVLAQVESNDSLSRYPVTAPISGIVVTRNANPGELADGQVLLTLADHRKLWVEYQIFPGQAQAVLPGQTVTVSSGDEQTQSSITHLLAGRENQDFLIARVPLDNEQGKWSPGLLLSGSVVLSQSQVPLVVANRALQEVEGQQVVFVAAEQGFQARPLVLGQSDGSFSQVLSGLNAGERYVVENSYLLKADLEKSSASHHH
- a CDS encoding efflux RND transporter permease subunit; translated protein: MIESLLRLSIARRWLMISLALMLTALGYWSYQKLPIDAVPDVTNVQVQINTRAPGYSPLETEQRITYPVETALTGISKLAYTRSLSRYGLSQVTVVFEEGTDLYFARNLINERLNAIKGTLPADLAPQMGPVSTGLGEIFMYTIEAEAEAVLPDGRVYDATALREIQDWIIKPQLALVKGVTEINTIGGFDKEYHITPSPGKMLEFGISFEDISRALKNNNSNRGAGYIEGNGQQLTVRSPGQLKTIADIEQLVVKNIRQIPVKVSDVAEVAIGKALRTGAATRDGRETVLGSAMMLTGENSRAVSLAVAAKLEQVKASLPEGIKVEAVYDRTNLVDKAVYTVQKNLLEGALLVIAVLFLLLGNVRAALITAAVIPLAMLATITGMVRVGISANLMSLGALDFGLIVDGAVIIVENATRRLAQAQHKGGKLGRKERLHLVFSATNEVIRPSLFGVIIITLVYIPLFSLTGVEGKMFHPMAATVVMALLSALVLSLTLVPAAVALFMTGKISEKESRVIIAAKSVYQPLLMAAMKLRYLVLTAAAAFVAFSIYLASTLGSEFIPGLNEEDILLQAIRIPGTGLEQAVEMQKALEQGIKPFPQVKNVFSKIGTPQVANDPMPPNIADTFIMLKPRHEWPDPKMSYQALAAEIVEAVEGQPGNNFELTQPIEMRFNELISGVRADLGIKVIGDSLDQLLTSANAIREVIEQIDGASDIQVEQVTGLPMLSVVPKRLQLARYGLNVSQLQDFVATAIGGETSGVIFEGDRRFNLVVRLPEALRRDVKRLKDLPVPLPGTDPLADYSGRYVPLSEVAEIEIAPAPNQISRENGKRRIVVTANVRGRDLGSFVAEAKSRIKQEVHIPAGYWLAYGGTFEQLQSASERLTLLVPLTLALILGLLVMAFGSIKDALIIFTGVPFALTGGVISLWLRDMPLSISAGVGFIALSGVAVLNGLVMLAFIRDLCQERSELIPAIVDGAMIRLRPVLMTALVAGLGFVPMALNMGTGAEVQRPLATVVIGGIISSTLLTLLVLPLLYRIAHESSFKKAAS
- a CDS encoding DOPA 4,5-dioxygenase family protein, producing MNNPNPPVNIHQAYHAHVYFEQETLHQATCLCEQAGERFGLKIGRVHQKLVGPHPKWSCQISFSDTDFDEFIPWLDENRKQLTVLVHALTGHDLKDHTEYAYWLGESVALDLSCFSGPA
- a CDS encoding tyrosine-type recombinase/integrase, which gives rise to MSHVFYHKSPSEIYLLSLQSAQSRVTMASLLNVVAYKLQQKKTHQQVDWSQLNYEQILILLSDLSQQGKSPATINVYLSALKGVAREAWRKKLIDVESYQHIKEINRIKGSRSSKGRALELDELNQLIDYCMGQEGVLAMRDAAVIALVYGAGLRRHEAAGLMLSDLDRSSGTIKVLGKGNKERINALHNRILEIVEVYLEERLTAPGPLFLRARKGNRLINEPISGQTIYDIIIRRYKEAGLKRLTPHDLRRTFATKLLEGGEDVFLVQDLMGHSSVETTKNYDRRSEKARKKAAKALPF
- a CDS encoding response regulator transcription factor — its product is MQNSILLIDNDRELTAELSHYLASEGFALTVCNDGISGLMEANRGQYQLILSDLVLPKLNGFEFLKQLRSTNQTPVMMLTERDDQFDRIYALELGADDYLCKPFNHRELVARIKSIVRRMLYFKPMEAQNTVKSNGLVLSTTTREAYCHGAELNLTGFEFEMLSLLMAHAGTVVDKDKIADQVLRRPLSSFDRSIDMHISKIRKKIALITDQEKIKTVRGAGYIFLTGSVARHLN